The segment AACCATATCGTAAGGATTCTGTGGTACGTAAATTAAGTCCTCACTGGGCATGTAACACAAATAATTTATAGCGCTATAGTAAAAACTCGGCCCGTTGAAAGGGATCATTGATTTAGCAGTTCGCGATTTCAGTTCCTCTATAGTGGTCGCATCAATTTGCTTGAGGTATTCGTTACTACACCACTGCGTGTTGAAATTATAGGCCCACGGTTGTGTCATAACGCCGCTCATGGCTATCACACGTTGGAACAATCCTTTCGAAGCGTCCGTGTACATATGATATGTGGCGGCTGCTGCACCCGCACTCCAACCCACCAAAGTAATTCGATTAGCATCTCCACCAAAGCTTCTGATGTTTCGTTTCGACCATCGCAAGGCTTCTGTTTGGTCTTTCAGTCCCAGATTGGGTTTGATTTCCAAATCAACAATTCCCATAAATCCTAGCGAAGCCAGGCGATAATTGAATGTGACCACGATGATGTCCTGGAAAATAGCGAACGGAAATTTTCGGTGGTTCGAGGTATTATCTTCACCATTGCTGGTCATACCTTGTCGAGAATCGGTTCTGAGCCGAAAATATCTGTTTCGGAAGAACCTTCTACGAAGCTTCCTCCATGGATCCACACCAGCACTGGCATCAAAGGCCTTGGGCGTGTGCTCGTTCGGACACGGGGGGTGTACACATTTAGATACAGGCAGTCTTCATCTCCAATCGTGTCATCCTCGGGCATCTGTGTACAGATGCTCGAAAGTTTATCAAACACAGCAGATCCATTGAAGTGGAAAGCAACTGGGTCCTGAAAGTTGCAATTGAATATATATTAAAGATATTTTTTTATCGTTTATAAAACTATACACCATTGAATAGTCAGGTAATTTGCATTAATGAACGAGCAAGTTTAATAATCGCAGCTGGTAGAAAGTATGTCTACTTAATAAATTTGTTCAGTTTCACTTCTTAGCACTTTAATATGGAATAATGATGTCAAGCTTATTTTCTGTACAGCGAATCATGATTAGCATTTCAGCACAAAATGTATGTACCTCAAATCGTAGCTCTCCTATCGGGGGCTGCGCATAGGGTATTCCAAGGTATGCACAGTACAGTCGCTTTGTGAACGTTTCCTTAAGTACTCCTACACCTACTCCACTTTCGTACTTTACCACACATTTGTGCGTTTTTGATACTGGAAAGGTCAGTAACACTAGCCAAAGTGCCAATTTCGTCAACATATTTTCGTTGGTATGGATGTATCTCACATTTTCCGATCCACTTTAACTGTTCCGTTAAAAGGTAACGTCCGTATCACAAATCATTTTATATTGCACTGCCGGGGAATCGCTGCAGTATTTGCAATCACTAAGGAAGGTAGCTCATCCATATTTATTTTGCACTGAACTCTGTGGGGCGTGGTGCAAACCTGACCTGCAATAAGTGCGTTTTGCTAATTGCATTTCGAAACTATGTATTGCCTTTTATCAATATCCATATTGTGATTGATTGATAAAATACTTTCTATCGTACGtttattattacttttattttatttaaacaaaacAAGAGTTACACATTGTAGGCATTATGTCCGAAGCAAaggatttcttatcacaatctGCTGGTGGATATACACGATACAGTGCACTTAAATAGTACTGAAGCCTTCACCAACTGAAGTCTCTGTGGGACCAATTTCGTTGGATTCAGTGATGCTTTGTCTGGTTCCACTTTTGATTCAACAGGGTTGAATCGAGTAGATGAAAAACACACATTAGTCTTAGTGTTGCCtagtttatattatttattaCATCACTCCAGTTTTTGAAGTAAAATTCTGATCAATTGTGAGAATTTCAATAAATAGAATACAAATTGACCAAGCGTTTTAGGCCGGGGATCTATTTCGATTCCGGTCAAGCCCCCGTTTCAAATATTTGTTCGGGAAATCAAATATTTTCACAtaatttgtcaaaaattcagaaatacattttttgttttaactttCGAAATAAATTTGGGATAACCAGGGACCTCCATGCTTCTTATTATGAATTTGATTTTTCTAAAACTCATTATAAACAACTTTCCTGAAGCCAGAAGTAAGCTATATTTAATACTCTTTTTAATACAACAAGTATAAATGAGAAATATGGGGTGCGGAAAAGGTGTTTatgcaaattaaattttttaattttggttTTTGTCAAAAACTATCTTCAAAAGACTTTTAAATATTGTAAAGATATATGATTTTTCCGAAATAATCAAATCTATCACTTTTCTAGAAGGAAAGTTAAAAGCTGTTTTCGTTGGAGACGCAAGTTTTTCTTTACCCAAGTTGGGCGATCTGTGGATCATGGGTAAAGAAGAATCGCGGATCCAGCTTGGGCAAAGAGGAactttatacaaacttaataagcgttccttcaatgacccttccttacctaattttccactTATTCTTCGTCGTTTGCAAAAAACtacagttttaaaaaaatagttaaatgcctgacctcattacaAAGATCAAGAAAAACCAcgaggtcggtctacaacattATTTTCCAATCACTTTCTTTCATTCAACTTTCGTATTCTCCAAAGACGCTCAAAAGTAAACTTCACATAACATAGAACCACATTGGTTGCTAGCCTCTTAACAATCAACTACTATCTCTACCTGCACGCTCCACGCGGTGCTAGCTGGGATACGATCAACCCCTCTGAGATTTACATCCTTTTTAACACCTGAAAATTTGTTAAAATGGCTgtcctttttttcctttcaatatttttttcaccaaatttggcaattttccctaaaatcttttctatttttactatatctaCAAATCACGGGTCACCATGGGGGGCTCCaaagccgcaaggttaccgagtctgctttgactagcgagtggtcatgggttcgaatcttagtagaatcacgCCATtccatgtcaagtgactttagcttgggtttattctcaggcccgtcatttatccttccttcaagcctcttgacagtgcaaatgtccctcctatagttaagtgtactggtcagaggtacgaatgagttcTCGCCAGGGACAGATATAATATGGggtagtactggcagcgaggaataagtgggtaaagtagatcaagctttgaaggaagggtaaaccccgatacacacaagcacacataaaatttaataagcatatcgttcactcgatagcgattatagcaaaaagaaatgctgtgcaggtcatacagcaaacaccctgGCAGTATCGCAATAGATCAATTATACTGGtcacagtgatgagtccacacatggaaaaatggGTCGCCATTTACAATATGTATATCAAGATTTCAAATGAGAattattacgtacagatatgtatctaacaaaatcgtattcgatgcgcaaaattacgtaccattttggaggtcatatacgtattgagaaataatttTAAAGGAAATAGTTATATGGGCATTTCTATGCGATAAGattcgattaagcgcgactagcttcatacagctatacaactttgtgctgaaagtcgtatgtttgtcagctgcTATCATTATAAATGGTGGAATATCAACTTCAGCGCTCTTTATTAGGTTTTATTTTCGATTCCGAGtctgttaggagatatttacgataattttcgtacattgatgtgCGAGCTGGTGCTGGCTGGGCATATGTCACATGGTTCCGGAGTTATTCTGGTGTTCCTTAAGGAACCGCGACTTGGCGTTTTTAGATAATGTTGCTAAATATTTGACATTTGTTTGAAACATATGAATTTTCCTCAACAGATCATTGCCTATAATCATATAAGTTAATTTGCTGCAGTTACAAACTATGGTGCGAGTCATTCAGATCCTGGAGGATACTATGAATCCTGAACCGGTTCATACAGAGGAATATTTCAGCATTAGCTCGATGCAGGAAGTGTGCTGGAAGGGCTcaatctaccagagctgcggcaatacacacgagttGGGTAGAGTTTTTATAATAATGGACTAGATGCGGAAGCAGGTGGTTTGGTCGTGGCCAATCAGTACTCTAATGTACAGGATGACCAAGCATCATCGTCGTGCACAGCCTTTACCTCGGAAGTTCCGAAGGTGGCAAGGACGAATTCTATACGTAGATGGAGCGTGAAAATGACCGCTGCTCAAGATCATTATCAGAGATTTTAACGCGCAGATCAGAAATGCGATTTCAAATCGTCGATTGGCAGGCGGAgttcaaactgaaagcggaatgtggacggaggcgtatgaatcacaagctacaggcactgcatggagagattcctatcgtataTATGCCagccggacgacagtgtgacgaaaacggttatcttcaacaacctcgccggcatcaggaacagagggttccaacatgcaagatggctcgaccgagTCGAAAGCAATCTGCGACTTCCGAAACACTTGGAAAATTGGCAACGAGTTGCTCAAGATCTACATGaatggaggcgactgcttgaaacagcacgagtcacTCCGGCTAACTACTGGCGTTTCTCAGATATCGTTGAAGATAGACCCTAAAGATGCGTTAACGTTGACTTGGACCACTCGCTACCTACCACAATGGTCCAGAATCGCAAAAAGCGGACATTAGAAATTGGGTAAAACAgttgtaatttttcaagggtagtGTTTTTAGAGAAAGCTCTTAATAAAagatagcgcatctttctgcactattagggtggcTGTGAATTCAAATCTCGGCTAAAGTTCGCGCACTATGACATCGCCAAAAATCGCCCGCATTTGCTCGAagttgcgctgccggaagaagaCAAGCTGGCCGAACAATTGGAACACCACCAAAACAACCATCAACTGCGTAGCAGAGAGCATCAACGGGCACTTGGAACGGAATCAGCGGAGCGGCAGGTACACCGATGAATGTAGCAGGATGATGGTTGAGTCGAACACTACGGGGGCGGCAAAAATGTGTATTACCACTCATCAGAACGCAGAAAGACACAGACAGAAGAAAATACAGCAAACCCAAATCTTCCGAGAGAAAAACCGCTATCTAGAAAGGTAGTAAGAGCACAGAGTTTGAGTAGCGGCATACGTACGTTCTACCAGAAACAACGTAACGCATTCTGCCGGAGGGTGGACGCATCATTTCGAACAACTAAATGGCGACCGAGGAGttgtgaggggcagtataggtTATACGGAAGAACCTTAAAACCACCCGTGGAACTTCGATATGAGTTTATGTCCATCGATTGAGTTCACCATGAATGCTAAGGGGAAACATTAGGCCATGAATAAAAAGTTGAAGCAAACGCTTCCATCatatttacacgggaaaagcaaggCAAACtgtttttattcatacggcctattaccATTAGTCTCTagtagcaccccgtagcccctcagaAGTTTGTGCGACTTCTGTTTGCggtcttttaggcaggacggtactcaaggagctcttcagtggtgtacagcacattctgtaaagccttaatggagagttcatactagaagaataaatgagttttgttcacacatatatgagccgctccgaattatagtggcctattgaccatttagttaattttacaagagacgcaattgtctaaaaaactctataataaattctatacaattattttctccCAACCAAGTGTTCTAAAGTGTAGTGTATAAAGTGATTCAATATGAGTCTTAGTCTCTAATCCTCAAATCTCATACATAAAAATCTCagcttttgtcaaaatatacgatttattcacaccaatgtacatagaccaccatgatttcatatatattttcaccgtAATCCCCAAAATGTTCCGCAACATAGTGGTCTATATTCAAGGGATTTGTaaatggctgtatcttgcgctgctgaccgtctagcaagttgcggtcttcgggaaggttattccaatgactaccagctttagggtggtatggaaaatagcgcagaattgtctcactacgtggcgctagggtatatgtaatattcatatacaggctgtattttgcgctgctgactatccagaaaattgcggtcttcgggaaggttattccaatgactaccagcattaagataatatcaaaatagtacagaattgtctcactactacaAGGCTATTAGAAATAGTTAACTTcaacactcaattttttttctctagctACGTTAACTGCCTGTAAAAAATCCATCTACCATCTATTAATGGTACTTCTTAGAAGGCCAGAaaaatcccaccaactcacttaatctattggtctcagtcacgtgaacacattcccagttactttctaaacattttgcacgattcatgaaagattgtataatcaaagaaaattcggtaccaactcttcaaaagggccaatctgcaaaatgtaaacaaaccgagtgagggttgttttctgctggactagcataggaaaagaaaccctcactcggtttgtttacactttgcagataggcctttttgaaaagttggtgctgaATTGTTGCAGTTTTTCACTAATTCTTTTAAATCGAATCTTGCAATAACTTAATAGGCAATTATgtcacataaataaataaatggtaaaTAGTAAAATATTAACTAATTTCTTAACTAGTTAAATAGCAACTGTAACCTAAACTCCTTTTCCAAAGAAAGCAACTTCttaaggtaccagtacactgtttgctgaatcatccaatatttgatctatttcatcaaataaatttgaaaacccgtgtactgacccaaccaaatattcgaacaaattttatttttcaaaatgtcgccgagcttttccaataaaatttggcggtttgtaaaacagtgtaatatgccaatcaaattaaatttgttttcgtaacattttgcgctgttcgccggtttgtttgcttgaaacttatcaaaaaagctcacaatgtttattatttgaactgctgtcaaaatcgaatttggtacaggaaaaatcgtgcagaaagggagttttgcaaaggaaatgacactggaataaatcaggacattattaaatcaatagtgaaaagttaaaaagattatgaataaTGAGGAGATCACTTAATAGACCTGTTTttcgaacatgatttgtttaacgggaaaatagcagtcattaacttttcgtcggagagcctaatttcgaaagcagtttttggacccaatagctggggtctggttgtaaaaatataaatactgccttcttcttgccaatctgaacacagcgaatatattttcattaacagaatttttgtttcaaacaaaaaaactgcttttgaaattggcagaatcgatgacgactaatttcaccttaaatacccTCTAAAATCAGGCATTAGGCTACATATGTGAAACATTATTCTAGTAAATCTAGTAAATAGTCAGCATGTAAACGTTCATTTCAGGATCGAAAGGctacattctgtttctgttaacatggataatttactagaaaatatgaacaataattgtatgcatatccaccttttcacgcgcttaatggcggctagtgggtacatttttcgacaatgtttatttgcttttgggaactccgctcacgtatgcttgaaagttctacaacgacaattaaggctggaaatattaacttaacgtgaacaaagccaaaagcatgctaacgttttccgaaagttgtatccactagccgtcattacgcacgtgaataggtggatagctgtgtgacattcaattttattctggttttgtgtgtcgcaagaagtgcgctgtaatcgcacagtgatgcgctatccagctttttacaccatctgccataataacggacggtatcaggattgctaatgtgcGACTAATACAGTGCATCGTGTTACAGTGTTTGTGTGCatcgtgaaaaatttttcgcagcgaaaaaaaatttggagatgcaaacaaaccgcgtatacgtatacgcggcgaactttgcgtgcggtaaatgtcagcaatctctataataCGTACTAGTACTTCATGAACTATGTACATTATAGCAAAAATTAgactgcaaaaatgaaatactgcggaaaaataatgtcccaaatttatgtgcatgcataaatttgggacattatttttccgcagtattcatttttcttgaatagtaggggtatagattaccgggtaataagcgcttgattaactgttattcaacagaaatgtttgttgcatatatctggcatctgcttacgaccttttgaaaagtttgtgccgaacttattatataccaagcaatgcctttatgtaaagagcattttaagcaaactgtgaaaccctccgagggtaataagacgcagttagctcccgacaatcagtgggaaacagtgaaaaagaagaaggccaggaagaaagaggaggatcgaactccaccgaaagtggccagaaaaaagaggagcaaaggcgatgcccttatcctcaaaactgaggggctgagctatgcagaagttttgaaggccatgagaggggatgagcagctgaagggtcttggcgcggatgtacggagtatccgccgctcccgcaccggcgacatgatccttgagctcaaaaaggatgccactgagaagggttctgcctacaaagtgctggcagaaaaggtccttggtgatggcatacagatccgcgcactgacgcctgagatgactctccagcttaaaaacctggacgagatcactgaagcggtcgaactgacacgagctctcaaggagcaatgtaacgtggtggtgactaccgaagcagttcgtctgcgcaagggaccggcgggaacccaggtagctacaataagacttccactggtagacgggaatacagccctgaaggcggccaagctgaaggtgggatggtccgtatgctcactgagcgtgttccagcagccggaggcttgcttccggtgctttgagcgagggcacaagtcctggagctgtaaggggcctgacagaagccacctgtgtagaagatgtggcggtacgggccatatagcgagggactgttcggcgccgcctaagtgcctgatatgtacaggccaacgggacgctaagcacacaacaggaggctcaaagtgcccggcaggcgcgcctgcgactaaaacacgggcgtagtgcaggtaacacaactaaacttgaaccactgccatgcggcccagcagctgttataccaagcagttactgagttgttgacggacattgccatcatctcggacccataccgcatccctgccggaaacggtaactgggtctcggataggtccgggttggcggctatatggacgacaagcaggttcccggttcaagaggttgtgtcaactgcagacgagggatttgcggttgccaaaatgggtggagtgttctactgcagctgttatgctccgccgagttggtcgatcgagcagtttacgcggatggtagaccaagtatcagttgcgctgactggtctaaggccggtggttgtggcgggcgactttaacgcttgggcggttgagtggggaagtcgtcgcacgaaccataggggtcggattctgcttgaggctctggcaaagctcaacgtagacctggccaacgtcggcaccataagtaccttcagcaggaatggtgcagagtctattatcgacgtgacattcggcagccctggtctgataggagactggagggtagacaatggctacactcacagtgaccatcaggcggtccgctatggtgttggtcagataacgaggcggcaggcggcgggtagagccaacactccaaccacccgtgggtggaagacatcatacttcgatcctgaagtatttgtggaagcgatccgaagagagtgcggtgatcgcgatatgcccgatccgaacgctgatcatttggttgaggtgctgtcgcgagcgtgtgacgccaccatgcctaggaaaagccgacctaggtatggtaggtcaccggtttactggtggacagaagaaattgcggaactccgcggagcctgctttcgtgcaaggagaattatgcaaagagctcgttcggacgagggcagagcagaatgtcgagtagcactagtttctgcacgcgcagcgcttaagagtgggataatagctagcaagcgagcctgctttgaaaggttatgtgccagtgccaatgcgaaccagtggggtgatgcctacaggatcgtaatggcaaaggccaagggcgtgatggcacccgcagagagatcgccagagatgctggagcggatcattgagggcctctttccgcgccacgagccaaggccctggcctcaggccgctgagtcgtcccacggccgacgttccagtatctcagaccatagcgtaggatggtcggtctccgtgccgaacatccaaagtaacgtgggcgacggtggtttagaggtcggggaggaagtaacggttacgaacgaggaactcattgagatcgctaaatccctaaaggtgagcaaggcaccgggatcagacggaatcccgaatatggcccttaaagcggctattctggagacccccgaattattcggggcagtaatgagtagatgcctggaagctggcaacttcccggacagatggaaacgacagaatctggtcctattgccgaagccgggaaaacctccgggtatcccctcgtcatataggccgatctgtctgctcgatactgccggcaaggtgttggaaagggttatccttaacagactcgtacagtacactgagggtacaaacggtctgtcaaggaaccaattcggcttccgaaaaggcaaatctacggtggatgacatcttgtctgtcactaagacagccgaggtggcaatccagcccaagaggacaggtattcgttattgcgcagttgtcacgctcgacgtgagaaatgcgtttaatagcgctagctgggactccatagccaactcgcttcggaacgtccaagtgccggtgtcgctgtacaggatcctggaaaattatttccagaatcgtgtgctatgctacaacacggaggagggtcagaagtgcgttccaatcaccgcaggggttccgcaaggttccatactgggcccggtgttgtggaacgtcatgtatgacgaggtgttgaagctaaagttcccggtaggggtggtgattgtcggctttgcggatgacatcaccctggaagtctatggtgaatctatcagagaggttgagttgacggctgcccactctataagcattgttgaagattgaatgcgatccaggaaactggagctagcgcatcataaaacggaggttatcgtggtgaacaaccgcaagtcggtacagcaagcaaagatcagcgtcggggactgcactatttcgtcaacgcggtccttaaaacttctgggagtcatggtcgacgacaagctcaagttcgggagccacgtcgactatacctgcaagaaggcttccacagctatttcggcattgtctcgtataatgtctaatagctctgcggtatatggcagcaaacgaaggctattagccaacgtggtgcagtctatacttaggtatggcgggccggtgtggtcatcggcgttaggtaccaaaagctatctagccaagctggaaagcacctatcgtctcatgtgcttgagagtggcgagtgcgtatagcacagtttcacatgacgcaatct is part of the Sabethes cyaneus chromosome 2, idSabCyanKW18_F2, whole genome shotgun sequence genome and harbors:
- the LOC128735694 gene encoding carboxylic ester hydrolase-like, with amino-acid sequence MLTKLALWLVLLTFPVSKTHKCVVKYESGVGVGVLKETFTKRLYCAYLGIPYAQPPIGELRFEDPVAFHFNGSAVFDKLSSICTQMPEDDTIGDEDCLYLNVYTPRVRTSTRPRPLMPVLVWIHGGSFVEGSSETDIFGSEPILDKDIIVVTFNYRLASLGFMGIVDLEIKPNLGLKDQTEALRWSKRNIRSFGGDANRITLVGWSAGAAAATYHMYTDASKGLFQRVIAMSGVMTQPWAYNFNTQWCSNEYLKQIDATTIEELKSRTAKSMIPFNGPSFYYSAINYLCYMPSEDLIYVPQNPYDMVRLMPPVSDVPFMIGMTNVEHRNLLSRRGFYMTQSNYPNGNDTIYERIKDFLEYTRSNRSIGVFYRKLTAVADFTFGIQYFINHAVTLFKSPIYRYQFSFDGPFGYPKNVLYENQIRHPIDGAMHGDDLGYLFTPYNYKEILNESRSCNGSNRLAAKALNVQRRMVRLFTNFVKSSNPTPNNGRINRTIWPPYNDRNPQLAGQYLNIGQKLQMRPDRTNENYYYRLWWTIFECLYYYRCDFLESPELRKANNE